The genomic interval GAACAATGAAAAAAGTACAATAAAAAGAATGTAAGAAGTAAACTTGATTCGCTCAGCGACTGCTCCGACAACAATTCCCGGAGTAATGATCGCAAACATTAAGTGAAAGAAAGCGAACAGAATAAAAGGGATTGTAGGTGCCCCTGCCCAAGGTTCCCCAGAAACTACGTTCTGGAAAAACAAAAAGGAAGCCGGGTTTCCAATCAGCCCACCGAGCGATTCACCAAAACAGAGACTAAACCCGACGATAAGCCAGAGCACACTAACTATTCCAGCTGAAACGAAGCTCTTGATCATCGTAGAGATAACATTTTTATTATTCACCATTCCTCCATAAAAGAAAGCTAGTCCGGGAGTCATCAGAAAAACCAATGCAGCTGAAATTAATACCCATGTTATGTCAGCGCTATTATATCTACGCTGATCCGAAAAACTATTTTCAGGACTCATAAAAATAGAGGCACTAGCAATCGCCAATAAAAGAAAAAATGGAACCGACCGTCTAATTGATACATTTTTCATTGAAATACTTTATTTTTTTATATAAAAAGGAAAAAACACGCTAAAAAAAACAACAATAAGGACAAATATTCAATACAAAAAGAAAAATACCTTATTATACAACAGCAAAAGTAGTTGTTTTTTATTTATTTCAAAATATTAATACCATTTTTTTAAATAATTTGATATATTATCAATCATTATATTAAAATCACATAAAAAATAGAGCATTTTAATTATTTTTTATAGTAAAAATCAGAAAAACACAAAAAGAACAAAATAATGTTAAGAAAATAAAACCGATGCATTTTTTAACACAACGATAACATAAGGCTTTCACAGACGTAATACGCAGTCTCTAACTTTATGGCTGAAAAGTAAACCCTTATCTCCTCTCTGTTTGATTGTGGTACACATGGACAAGAAGAAACTAAATATCTTATATGCTATTCAAGGCACGGGAAATGGCCATTTAAGTCGAGCACGGGACATTATCCCCATATTACAGTCGAAAGGAAACTTAGACCTTCTCGTCAGCGGAACGCAGGCAGACGTTGATTTACCCTATGATGTCAAATATAATTTTAACGGGTTGAGTTTTATTTTTGGAAAAAAGGGCGGTGTGGATATTGTTGAAACCTATAAACGAGGTAATATACGGCGGCTGTTGACTGAAATCAGGCAATTGAAACTAGACGAATATGACATTGTAATTAACGACTTTGAACCCGTTTCTGCCTGGGCATGTTATTTAAAAAATAAACCTTGTATATCGCTAAGTCATCAGGCGGCGGTCCTTAGCAAAAAAGCACCTCAACCAAAAAAACAAGACTTAATTGGCAAAATTACACTAAGGAATTATGCACCAACAAGCGTTCAGTATGGCTTTCATTTTGACCGATACGACGAACACACCTTTACGCCGGTTATCAGAAAAGAAATACGAGCGCAAAAATTAACGAACAATGGTCATTATACGGTATATCTACCCTCATATGAAGACAAGAAAATCATCAGCATTCTTTCTGAACTACCAGACACCAAATGGCATGTTTTCTCAAAACATAGCACCAAAACCTATGAGCATGAGAATATTTCTATTTACAAGATCAATAACGAGCAATTTATAAAAAGCATGGCGAGCGCAACTGGTGTTCTTTGTGGCGCGGGCTTCGAAACCCCGGCAGAAGCATTGTATATGGGGAAAAAATTAATTGTCATACCCATGAAAAATCAATTCGAACAGCATTGCAATGCTGCCGCTCTCAAAACCATGGGTGTGCCGATTTTAAAAACCCTAAAAAAGAAACATATCCCTAAATTAAAAGACTGGATTGACCATGCTATATCAATCCCCGTCGATTACCCCGATGACACGTCCAAGATCATCGATTTACTTCTTTCCAAACATATTAATTAGAACA from Pedobacter indicus carries:
- a CDS encoding glycosyltransferase family protein; its protein translation is MDKKKLNILYAIQGTGNGHLSRARDIIPILQSKGNLDLLVSGTQADVDLPYDVKYNFNGLSFIFGKKGGVDIVETYKRGNIRRLLTEIRQLKLDEYDIVINDFEPVSAWACYLKNKPCISLSHQAAVLSKKAPQPKKQDLIGKITLRNYAPTSVQYGFHFDRYDEHTFTPVIRKEIRAQKLTNNGHYTVYLPSYEDKKIISILSELPDTKWHVFSKHSTKTYEHENISIYKINNEQFIKSMASATGVLCGAGFETPAEALYMGKKLIVIPMKNQFEQHCNAAALKTMGVPILKTLKKKHIPKLKDWIDHAISIPVDYPDDTSKIIDLLLSKHIN